A section of the Arabiibacter massiliensis genome encodes:
- a CDS encoding teichoic acid transporter translates to MLFNSQRNDYVDAGGPVRYLDDTGLKRPLSAPKPQMALMVLFVVAAAAIGWLLLHNVLDAVNGSAARTQASVEENLAREVSYDLPLLASLAPLDDETIKQTFTDAGYTTVQMSSEEDFPTGGFELVKLPSDVTEVEAGLMYAKGIGSLGAADAARLLKGSWTLTVDRGEALDMRVRYADFDSGSVEAAVQAAVASEGFDPATVAEDGQGVDEVGNTFMTGTVDVDGTSYAWRVSAIALSEVYDISGLPDTAVYVGIRLTA, encoded by the coding sequence ATGCTTTTCAACTCCCAGAGAAACGACTACGTGGATGCGGGCGGACCGGTCCGCTACCTCGACGACACGGGCCTGAAGCGGCCCCTCAGCGCGCCGAAGCCCCAGATGGCGCTCATGGTCCTGTTTGTGGTGGCCGCGGCCGCCATCGGGTGGCTGCTTCTGCACAACGTGCTCGACGCAGTCAACGGATCCGCCGCGCGCACCCAGGCGAGCGTCGAGGAGAACCTCGCGCGCGAGGTGTCCTACGACCTGCCGCTGCTCGCATCGCTCGCCCCGCTCGACGACGAGACCATCAAGCAGACGTTCACGGACGCGGGCTACACGACCGTGCAGATGTCCTCGGAGGAGGACTTCCCCACCGGCGGCTTCGAGCTGGTGAAGCTGCCCTCCGACGTGACCGAGGTCGAGGCCGGCCTCATGTACGCCAAGGGCATCGGGTCGCTCGGCGCCGCCGACGCCGCGCGCCTGCTGAAGGGCTCGTGGACCCTCACGGTGGATCGCGGCGAGGCGCTCGACATGCGCGTGCGCTACGCCGACTTCGACTCCGGAAGCGTCGAGGCGGCCGTCCAGGCGGCCGTGGCCTCCGAAGGGTTCGACCCCGCCACCGTGGCCGAGGACGGCCAGGGCGTCGACGAGGTGGGCAACACGTTCATGACCGGCACCGTCGACGTGGACGGGACCTCCTACGCGTGGCGCGTGTCGGCCATCGCGCTCTCCGAGGTCTACGACATCTCCGGCCTGCCCGACACGGCCGTCTACGTGGGCATCCGCCTGACCGCGTAA
- a CDS encoding chaperone NapD: MVISSLVVETAPEHTDDVARELSGREGVEVHEKNDYKLVVTIEAETVDDSHGIASSFIGIEGVTGINLVYANFEDDPTLAKAGQR, from the coding sequence ATGGTCATTTCAAGCCTGGTCGTGGAGACGGCACCCGAGCACACCGACGACGTGGCGCGCGAGCTCTCCGGCCGCGAAGGCGTGGAGGTCCACGAGAAGAACGACTACAAGCTTGTGGTCACCATCGAGGCCGAGACGGTGGACGACTCCCACGGCATCGCGAGCTCTTTCATCGGCATCGAAGGCGTGACCGGCATCAACCTCGTGTACGCGAACTTCGAGGACGACCCCACGCTCGCGAAGGCCGGGCAGCGATGA
- a CDS encoding GAF domain-containing sensor histidine kinase has product MGASNFSEDTLAGGNEEYARAVERIKERFGFDFVSIGLTAFIGAPLKWIYSAGATGERHRRIVLAPGHGIGGITIKAGKPMMFTDIDEEIDPREYSSYPIVFAEDLHSFCALPLMRDGRVVAVLLAAFRTVSEAHEEVYRQLIEHLGGELCGLRVVSDDFMNFESIAAEKRADTSANPIFIRSELSRVIAAQEDERKRISRELHDGIAQELLIVSFVIKQLGAHVDGEGTALLADANNNIDRILDELHNISVELRPSALDHLGFVAALRSQAAVFERTYGTEIVFEGSLSRERFDQALETQAYRICQEAILNACKYSGADKVYVSLEDADGWLHASVVDHGCGFDTERPVIKGSGCGLSGMRERASVIGAMLTMESGPGGTTITLVAPMNVVEGKEVES; this is encoded by the coding sequence ATGGGGGCTTCTAACTTCAGCGAGGACACGCTCGCGGGCGGCAACGAGGAGTACGCGCGCGCGGTCGAGCGCATCAAGGAGCGCTTCGGCTTCGATTTCGTATCCATCGGGCTCACCGCGTTCATCGGCGCGCCGCTCAAATGGATCTACAGCGCCGGCGCCACCGGCGAGCGCCACCGGCGCATCGTGCTCGCGCCCGGCCACGGCATCGGCGGCATCACCATCAAGGCCGGCAAGCCCATGATGTTCACCGACATCGACGAGGAGATCGACCCGCGCGAGTACTCGTCGTATCCCATCGTGTTCGCCGAGGACCTGCACAGCTTCTGCGCGCTGCCGCTCATGCGCGACGGGCGCGTGGTCGCGGTGCTGCTCGCGGCGTTCCGCACGGTGAGCGAGGCTCACGAGGAGGTGTACCGCCAGCTCATCGAGCACTTGGGCGGCGAGCTCTGCGGTCTGCGCGTGGTGTCGGACGACTTCATGAACTTCGAGAGCATCGCGGCGGAGAAGCGCGCCGACACCTCCGCCAACCCCATCTTCATCCGCTCGGAGCTCTCGCGCGTCATCGCCGCGCAGGAGGACGAGCGCAAGCGCATCTCGCGCGAGCTGCACGACGGCATCGCGCAGGAGCTGCTCATCGTGTCGTTCGTCATCAAGCAGCTCGGCGCGCACGTCGACGGCGAGGGGACGGCGCTTCTGGCCGACGCGAACAACAACATCGACCGCATCCTCGACGAGCTGCACAACATCTCGGTGGAGCTGCGCCCCTCCGCGCTCGACCATCTGGGGTTCGTGGCCGCGCTGCGCTCGCAGGCCGCCGTGTTCGAGCGCACCTACGGCACCGAGATCGTGTTCGAGGGCAGCCTGTCGCGCGAGCGGTTCGACCAGGCGCTCGAGACGCAGGCCTACCGCATCTGCCAGGAGGCCATCCTGAACGCGTGCAAGTATTCCGGGGCCGACAAGGTGTACGTCTCGCTCGAGGACGCCGACGGCTGGCTGCACGCCTCCGTCGTGGACCACGGCTGCGGGTTCGACACCGAGCGGCCCGTCATCAAGGGCAGCGGCTGCGGGCTGTCGGGCATGCGCGAGCGCGCGAGCGTCATCGGCGCGATGCTCACGATGGAGTCGGGTCCTGGGGGCACGACGATCACGCTCGTCGCGCCGATGAACGTCGTCGAGGGCAAGGAGGTCGAATCATGA
- a CDS encoding 4Fe-4S binding protein, whose protein sequence is MSDVPKRTRRWTVARHAVQAAALALFAVPLLVAGWGLLGLGSGGEEAMATPAGLPFFGSLSSSTVFGIEVLDPFAMLQVAAASKTFALDWLIAALPVLVVYGLVRGRAFCGWVCPVNLLLEIMDAVRRKLGIEVREAPVPRHAKLGIALAVLVLSALFSVPVFEAFSPVSALNKGLLFGAVTGLWVLLAIVLAELFWGHRVWCRALCPLGGFYQALGRVGQVNVRFDREACIHCDACKQACLADPAILDPVLTERDVIVRAGDCMACGSCVDACPTKALAFGLGRNPKPAPAEEPAAETA, encoded by the coding sequence ATGAGCGACGTGCCGAAGCGGACGCGGCGCTGGACCGTCGCGCGGCATGCCGTGCAGGCAGCGGCCCTCGCGTTGTTCGCGGTGCCGCTGCTCGTCGCGGGATGGGGCCTTCTCGGCCTCGGCTCCGGCGGCGAGGAGGCCATGGCGACGCCGGCGGGTCTGCCGTTCTTCGGCAGCCTGTCCTCGTCGACCGTCTTCGGGATCGAGGTGCTCGACCCGTTCGCGATGCTGCAGGTGGCCGCGGCCTCCAAGACGTTCGCGCTCGATTGGCTTATCGCCGCGCTGCCGGTACTCGTGGTGTACGGCCTCGTGCGCGGGCGCGCGTTCTGCGGCTGGGTGTGCCCGGTCAACCTGCTGCTCGAGATCATGGACGCCGTGCGGCGCAAGCTGGGCATCGAAGTGCGCGAGGCGCCGGTGCCGCGCCATGCGAAGCTCGGGATCGCGCTCGCCGTGCTCGTGCTGTCCGCGCTGTTCAGCGTGCCGGTGTTCGAGGCCTTCTCGCCCGTGAGCGCCCTCAACAAGGGCCTTTTGTTCGGCGCGGTCACGGGCCTGTGGGTGCTTCTGGCCATCGTGCTGGCGGAGCTGTTCTGGGGGCATCGCGTGTGGTGCCGCGCCCTCTGCCCGCTCGGCGGCTTCTATCAGGCGCTCGGCCGCGTCGGACAGGTGAACGTGCGCTTCGACCGCGAGGCCTGCATCCACTGCGACGCGTGCAAGCAGGCGTGCCTCGCCGATCCGGCCATCCTCGATCCGGTGCTCACCGAGCGCGACGTCATCGTGCGCGCGGGCGACTGCATGGCGTGCGGGTCATGCGTGGACGCCTGCCCCACCAAGGCGCTCGCCTTCGGCCTGGGCCGCAACCCGAAGCCCGCCCCCGCCGAGGAGCCGGCTGCGGAGACCGCGTAG
- the napA gene encoding nitrate reductase catalytic subunit NapA, whose protein sequence is MDITRRGFVKATAVALASAAAAGTMSSLVGCASGEGQQASADGEGQKYTAVCRFCGCGCGVICEVKDNKLVSVTGDPDNESNRGLNCVKGYYLAKILYGDDRLTTPLIREDKSTKGTEEGLREATWDEALELVASKLKETWKADKSRLAFWLSGQQPITEGYACAKFIKAGLLSNNVDPNARLCMASAVVGFMNVFQTDEPAGSYSDLDEADVFITWGANMAEAHPMLYSRLTARKISGQGVKHYDLGTIRTRTSASADKTMIFKPNTDLAIANCIANYLVQNKKYDEAFVTDHLQFKQGTENIGNATDDGYDGSDLGKSVDKVNPITFEEYAARLEPYTFEYTSKLSGVAVEDLKELAEVFADPKAKVMSLWTMGVNQHNRGTWMNHNIYNIHLLSGKIAQPGCGPFSLTGQPTACGTAREVGTFSHRLPADLLVANAQHRRYTEAIWDLPEGYLDEIQKPGFHTVKIFRELSKGNIDFLWSAHNNWAQSMPNLTRFLGRGDKKGVFDAFIVVNEVYPTLSTQYADVVLPVALWVEREGQFGNAERRSAIFEKAVDAPGEAKWDLWAFMEVARRVLEGETIDGKDSFDHLFGFIYDKDAANFKNDDRETNRLLWEEYRIFSNPDMNEKAKAINDDADGKFEAKLKMEAKQLAPYEEYLAHHGMTWPVRNVDGKWMSTKWRFAAGKQADGFDEVGVKQYGKEGMAKGVSFYKSAKLKPSVVFRPYEPPAEEPDNEYPFYFVTGRLLEHWHTGTMTRRVPELDRALPEALLNMSPEDCAKLDILDGDMVKVKSRFGEFDIKVSTAGRTEPPAGVVFAPFFAEETLVNLAVQDTYCPLSKEPDYKKTCVSITKL, encoded by the coding sequence ATGGACATCACAAGGCGAGGATTCGTCAAGGCCACGGCGGTTGCGCTCGCAAGCGCGGCTGCGGCCGGCACCATGTCGTCGCTCGTAGGATGCGCAAGCGGCGAGGGCCAGCAGGCTTCCGCCGACGGCGAGGGCCAGAAGTACACGGCCGTCTGCCGCTTCTGCGGCTGCGGCTGCGGCGTCATCTGCGAGGTCAAGGACAACAAGCTGGTCAGCGTCACGGGCGACCCGGACAACGAGTCCAACCGCGGCCTCAACTGCGTGAAGGGCTACTACCTGGCGAAGATCCTCTACGGAGACGACCGCCTGACCACGCCGCTCATCCGCGAGGACAAGTCGACGAAGGGCACCGAGGAAGGCCTGCGCGAAGCCACGTGGGACGAGGCGCTCGAACTCGTCGCCTCCAAGCTCAAGGAGACGTGGAAGGCCGACAAGAGCCGGCTCGCCTTCTGGCTCTCCGGCCAGCAGCCCATCACGGAGGGCTACGCCTGCGCCAAGTTCATCAAGGCGGGCCTGCTGTCCAACAACGTGGACCCGAACGCGCGCCTGTGCATGGCCAGCGCCGTCGTGGGCTTCATGAACGTGTTCCAGACCGACGAGCCCGCCGGCAGCTACAGCGACCTCGACGAGGCCGACGTGTTCATCACCTGGGGCGCCAACATGGCCGAAGCGCACCCGATGCTCTACTCGCGCCTGACCGCCCGCAAGATCTCGGGCCAGGGCGTCAAGCACTACGACCTGGGCACCATCAGGACGCGCACGAGCGCGAGCGCCGACAAGACCATGATCTTCAAGCCCAACACCGACCTGGCCATCGCAAACTGCATCGCCAACTACCTCGTGCAGAACAAGAAGTACGACGAGGCGTTCGTCACCGACCATCTGCAGTTCAAGCAGGGCACCGAGAACATCGGCAACGCCACCGACGACGGCTATGACGGAAGCGACCTCGGCAAGTCCGTGGATAAGGTGAACCCCATCACGTTCGAGGAGTACGCCGCGCGCCTCGAGCCCTACACCTTCGAGTACACCTCCAAGCTCTCCGGCGTGGCCGTCGAGGACCTCAAAGAGCTCGCCGAGGTGTTTGCCGACCCGAAGGCCAAGGTCATGAGCCTGTGGACCATGGGCGTGAACCAGCACAACCGCGGCACGTGGATGAACCACAACATCTACAACATCCACCTGCTCTCCGGCAAGATCGCCCAGCCCGGCTGCGGCCCCTTCTCGCTGACCGGCCAGCCCACCGCCTGCGGCACCGCCCGCGAGGTCGGCACGTTCTCGCACCGCCTGCCCGCCGACCTGCTGGTGGCCAACGCGCAGCATCGCCGCTACACCGAGGCCATCTGGGATCTTCCCGAGGGCTACCTCGACGAGATCCAGAAGCCCGGCTTCCACACGGTGAAGATCTTCCGCGAGCTGTCCAAGGGCAACATCGACTTTCTGTGGAGCGCGCACAACAACTGGGCGCAGTCCATGCCCAACCTCACCCGCTTCCTCGGACGCGGCGACAAGAAGGGCGTGTTCGACGCGTTCATCGTGGTCAACGAGGTGTACCCCACCCTGTCCACGCAGTACGCCGACGTCGTGCTCCCGGTGGCGCTCTGGGTGGAGCGCGAGGGCCAGTTCGGCAACGCCGAGCGCCGCAGCGCCATCTTCGAGAAGGCCGTGGACGCGCCGGGCGAGGCCAAGTGGGACCTGTGGGCGTTCATGGAAGTTGCGCGCCGCGTGCTCGAGGGCGAGACGATCGACGGCAAGGACTCCTTCGACCACCTGTTCGGCTTCATCTACGACAAGGACGCCGCAAACTTCAAGAACGACGACCGCGAGACGAACCGCCTGCTGTGGGAGGAGTACCGCATCTTCTCCAACCCCGACATGAACGAGAAGGCCAAGGCCATCAACGACGACGCCGACGGCAAGTTCGAGGCCAAGCTCAAGATGGAGGCCAAGCAGCTGGCTCCCTACGAGGAGTACCTGGCCCACCACGGCATGACGTGGCCCGTGCGCAACGTCGACGGTAAGTGGATGTCCACCAAGTGGCGCTTCGCGGCCGGCAAGCAGGCCGACGGCTTCGACGAGGTCGGCGTGAAGCAGTACGGCAAGGAGGGCATGGCGAAGGGCGTCAGCTTCTACAAGTCCGCCAAGCTCAAGCCCTCCGTGGTGTTCCGCCCCTACGAGCCGCCGGCGGAGGAGCCCGACAACGAGTACCCGTTCTACTTCGTCACCGGACGCTTGCTGGAGCACTGGCACACCGGCACGATGACCCGCCGCGTGCCCGAGCTCGACCGCGCGCTGCCCGAGGCCCTGCTCAACATGAGCCCCGAGGACTGCGCCAAGCTCGACATCCTGGACGGCGACATGGTGAAGGTGAAGTCGCGCTTCGGCGAGTTCGACATCAAGGTGTCCACGGCCGGCCGCACCGAGCCGCCCGCAGGCGTGGTGTTCGCCCCCTTCTTCGCGGAGGAGACGCTCGTCAACCTGGCCGTGCAGGACACGTACTGCCCGCTGTCCAAGGAACCGGATTACAAAAAGACCTGCGTGTCCATCACGAAGCTGTAG
- a CDS encoding TerC family protein produces MDLSIFSTPEAWISLITLIFLEIVLGVDNLVFISITTNRLPAEKQHIGRKLGLAGALIMRIVFLCFASYLVHMTTALFTVSFGAYEHGYSVRDLVLLIGGAYLIYKGIIELRDTLRLTEVKAAHSEDHKALHMITLPQAVGTIMVMDLVFSIDSVITAVGMADHLIIMIIAVMLAVFLMMAFIDPISNFINGHPEMKMLALTFIVAIGALLVMDAAGFHTGIEMMHMPLEKLIVYFAMVFCIVLELIQMRYNANYLAWRKERWKNQTAEQIDSVRAQMLEDMRRDAAEQEKQGRSGAKREGEARRERITPVIIGNNVYVMMPMVGEDATSFRELMATSDTAGQTFSAPMEIEVEAEVVDEEPGEQK; encoded by the coding sequence GTGGACCTTTCAATCTTCTCGACGCCGGAGGCGTGGATCAGCCTGATCACGCTCATCTTCCTGGAGATCGTGCTCGGCGTGGACAACCTCGTGTTCATCTCCATCACCACCAACCGCCTACCGGCGGAAAAGCAGCACATCGGCCGCAAGCTGGGCCTGGCCGGCGCGCTCATCATGCGCATCGTGTTCTTGTGCTTCGCGTCGTACCTCGTGCATATGACCACGGCGCTGTTCACCGTGAGCTTCGGCGCGTACGAGCACGGCTACTCGGTGCGCGACCTCGTGCTGCTCATCGGCGGCGCCTACCTTATATACAAGGGCATCATCGAGCTGCGCGACACGCTGCGCCTCACGGAGGTCAAGGCCGCGCACTCCGAGGACCACAAAGCGCTGCACATGATCACGCTGCCGCAGGCCGTGGGCACCATCATGGTCATGGACCTCGTGTTCTCCATCGACTCGGTCATCACCGCCGTGGGCATGGCCGACCACCTCATCATCATGATCATCGCCGTCATGCTGGCCGTGTTCCTCATGATGGCCTTCATCGACCCCATCTCCAACTTCATCAACGGCCACCCCGAGATGAAGATGCTCGCGCTCACGTTCATCGTGGCAATCGGCGCGCTGCTCGTGATGGACGCCGCCGGCTTCCACACCGGCATCGAGATGATGCACATGCCGCTCGAGAAGCTCATCGTGTACTTCGCCATGGTGTTCTGCATCGTGCTCGAGCTCATCCAGATGCGCTACAACGCGAACTACCTGGCCTGGCGCAAGGAGCGCTGGAAGAACCAGACCGCCGAGCAGATCGACTCGGTGCGCGCCCAGATGCTCGAGGATATGCGCCGCGACGCCGCCGAGCAGGAGAAGCAGGGGAGAAGCGGCGCGAAGCGGGAGGGCGAGGCGCGACGCGAGCGCATCACGCCGGTCATCATCGGCAACAACGTGTACGTCATGATGCCCATGGTGGGCGAGGACGCCACGTCGTTCCGCGAGCTGATGGCCACCTCGGACACGGCCGGCCAGACGTTCAGCGCCCCCATGGAGATCGAAGTGGAGGCCGAGGTCGTCGACGAGGAGCCCGGCGAGCAGAAGTAG
- a CDS encoding response regulator transcription factor, with protein MRVMLADDHEVVRAGFKMILEQDPGIRVVAEAADGAQAYAIVAREKPDILLMDISMPPGQSGLIACEKIAKDFPATKVVILTMFAEPEYLFYTLRGGAAGYVLKNSTSDELLAAVHAVAEGGSYIHPKMTSLLTKQLVGAGEEEDRSYQQLSNRELEILQLLAKGFTNKEISEQIYLSVKTVEAHRSKIYQKLGLKTRADLVDYALRHKLLNV; from the coding sequence ATCCGCGTCATGCTGGCAGACGACCACGAGGTGGTGCGCGCGGGCTTCAAGATGATCCTCGAGCAGGATCCCGGCATCCGGGTGGTGGCGGAGGCGGCCGACGGCGCGCAGGCCTACGCCATCGTGGCGCGCGAGAAGCCCGACATCCTGCTCATGGACATCTCGATGCCGCCGGGGCAGAGCGGGCTCATCGCCTGCGAGAAGATCGCGAAGGACTTCCCGGCCACGAAGGTGGTCATCCTCACGATGTTCGCCGAGCCCGAGTACCTGTTCTACACCCTGCGCGGCGGGGCGGCGGGCTACGTGCTGAAGAACTCCACCTCCGACGAGCTTCTGGCCGCGGTGCACGCCGTGGCCGAGGGCGGCAGCTACATCCATCCCAAGATGACGTCGCTGCTCACCAAGCAGCTCGTGGGCGCGGGCGAGGAGGAGGACCGCTCCTACCAGCAGCTTTCGAACCGCGAGCTGGAGATACTCCAGCTTCTGGCGAAGGGCTTCACGAATAAGGAGATCTCCGAGCAGATCTACCTCTCCGTGAAGACGGTGGAGGCCCACCGCTCGAAGATCTACCAGAAGCTCGGCCTGAAGACCCGCGCCGACCTCGTGGACTATGCCCTGAGGCACAAGCTTCTGAACGTGTGA
- a CDS encoding thiamine phosphate synthase — translation MCSCEGARGRFWRVFVTDRRACARPLPDQVALLAAQGLIDAVILREKDLDEAAYARLAAEVADACAAAGIAFAVHTHAAVARRLGARAVHLPLPQLRAQGRPEGFAAVLASVHSLEEAAEARALGADVLVASPVFAPSCKPGVAGRGPAFLRAIVEAAGAPVLALGGITDATEPLARACGAAGACRMADFARR, via the coding sequence ATGTGCTCGTGTGAGGGCGCGCGCGGCCGCTTCTGGCGCGTGTTCGTCACCGACCGCCGCGCCTGCGCGCGCCCGCTGCCCGACCAGGTGGCGCTCCTCGCGGCGCAAGGCCTCATCGACGCCGTGATCCTGCGCGAGAAGGACCTGGACGAGGCCGCCTACGCGCGCCTCGCGGCCGAGGTGGCCGACGCCTGCGCCGCGGCCGGCATCGCCTTCGCCGTCCATACCCACGCCGCCGTCGCCCGCCGGCTCGGGGCGCGCGCCGTGCATCTGCCCCTGCCGCAGCTGCGCGCGCAGGGCCGCCCCGAGGGCTTCGCCGCCGTGCTCGCGAGCGTCCACAGCCTCGAGGAGGCCGCCGAGGCCCGGGCGCTCGGCGCGGACGTCCTCGTGGCGAGTCCTGTGTTCGCGCCCTCGTGCAAGCCGGGCGTCGCGGGTCGCGGCCCGGCCTTCCTGCGCGCGATCGTCGAGGCGGCGGGCGCGCCCGTGCTCGCCCTCGGCGGCATCACCGACGCCACCGAGCCCCTCGCGCGCGCCTGCGGCGCCGCCGGAGCCTGTCGCATGGCCGATTTCGCACGGCGTTGA
- a CDS encoding 4Fe-4S dicluster domain-containing protein: MKLSSVIAGASAAIVAFQAAAYAYAGEADLLRPPGAHGEKDFLSRCVKCGKCIEACPYRALHAAGNGDGMAVGTPYVDAREQACRLCEDFPCVNACPTDALRDIEKRPDVRMGVAVIDEEACIAFQGMRCEVCYRACPLIDEAIVIDYRMREGDAIHSVFAPVIVEDKCVGCGLCVERCVVSEPVVAVRIASDAERARGAGA; this comes from the coding sequence ATGAAATTATCGAGCGTCATAGCCGGTGCGTCTGCCGCTATCGTGGCCTTCCAGGCCGCGGCGTACGCCTATGCCGGCGAGGCGGACCTTCTCCGGCCGCCCGGCGCCCACGGCGAGAAGGACTTCCTGTCGCGCTGCGTCAAGTGCGGCAAGTGCATCGAGGCCTGCCCCTACCGGGCGCTGCATGCGGCCGGCAACGGCGACGGCATGGCCGTGGGAACCCCCTACGTCGACGCGCGCGAGCAGGCCTGCCGCCTGTGCGAGGACTTCCCCTGCGTGAACGCGTGCCCCACCGACGCGCTGCGCGACATCGAGAAGCGCCCGGACGTGCGCATGGGCGTCGCCGTCATCGACGAGGAGGCGTGCATCGCGTTCCAGGGCATGCGCTGCGAGGTGTGCTACCGAGCCTGCCCCCTCATCGACGAAGCCATCGTCATCGATTACCGCATGCGCGAGGGAGACGCCATCCATTCGGTGTTCGCCCCGGTCATCGTCGAGGACAAGTGCGTGGGCTGCGGCCTGTGCGTCGAGCGCTGCGTGGTGAGCGAGCCCGTGGTGGCCGTGCGCATCGCGAGCGACGCGGAGCGTGCGCGGGGCGCGGGCGCCTGA
- the thiH gene encoding 2-iminoacetate synthase ThiH, whose translation MTEKAPAWDIPRFTRLTEVDAADIARDRGLDPFAYLPDMDGAGSPVLDEVLERAAAFDFDAVREADVRRALAADMPAFEDFGALLAPAAEPLLEELALAARAVRTRWFGTTAHLFTPLYLANFCDNHCVYCGFNRDNDICRARLDRAGMIRELDAIAATGLEDVLLLTGEDRARTDVGYIAEAVELAAARFRTVGLEVYPMNVDEYARLHACGADYVTVFQETYNPALYGRLHLAGRKRVFPYRAEAQERALAAGMRGVAFGALLGLGDFRRDALACGLHAHLLQRAYPHAELSLSCPRLRPAPGMEGLRSRGVGERQLLQAMCAYRLFLPQAGITISSRERAGFRDHAMTIAATKISAGVSTGVGEHAGGAEAGDDQFEIADGRDVAHVSAALRAMGLEPVMNDHVLV comes from the coding sequence GTGACCGAGAAGGCTCCCGCCTGGGACATCCCGCGCTTCACCCGCCTGACTGAGGTCGATGCCGCCGACATCGCCCGCGACCGGGGGCTCGACCCCTTCGCCTACCTGCCCGACATGGACGGGGCGGGCTCGCCGGTGCTGGACGAGGTGCTCGAGCGCGCCGCCGCCTTCGACTTCGACGCCGTGCGCGAGGCCGACGTGCGCCGCGCACTCGCCGCCGACATGCCGGCCTTCGAAGACTTCGGCGCGCTCCTCGCACCGGCGGCTGAGCCTCTGCTCGAGGAGCTGGCCCTTGCCGCCCGCGCCGTCCGCACGCGCTGGTTCGGCACGACGGCGCACCTGTTCACGCCGCTCTACCTGGCGAACTTCTGCGACAACCACTGCGTGTACTGCGGCTTCAACCGCGACAACGACATCTGCCGGGCGCGCCTCGACCGCGCGGGGATGATCCGCGAGCTCGACGCCATCGCGGCTACGGGGCTCGAGGACGTCCTGCTGCTCACCGGCGAGGATCGTGCCCGCACCGACGTCGGCTACATCGCGGAGGCGGTCGAGCTCGCCGCCGCGCGCTTCCGCACGGTGGGCCTCGAGGTGTACCCGATGAACGTTGACGAGTACGCGCGCCTGCACGCATGCGGGGCCGATTACGTCACCGTGTTCCAGGAGACGTACAACCCCGCGCTCTATGGAAGGCTGCATCTGGCCGGGCGCAAGCGCGTGTTCCCGTACCGCGCCGAGGCCCAGGAGCGGGCGCTCGCCGCCGGCATGCGCGGCGTCGCCTTCGGAGCGCTGCTCGGGCTCGGCGACTTCCGCCGCGACGCGCTGGCCTGCGGGCTGCACGCGCACCTGCTGCAGCGCGCCTACCCGCATGCGGAGCTGTCGCTGTCCTGCCCGCGGCTGCGGCCCGCGCCGGGCATGGAGGGCCTCAGGTCCCGCGGGGTGGGCGAGCGGCAGCTCCTCCAGGCGATGTGCGCCTACCGGCTGTTCCTGCCGCAGGCGGGGATCACCATCTCCTCGCGCGAGCGAGCGGGATTCCGCGACCACGCCATGACGATTGCCGCCACGAAGATCTCGGCCGGGGTGTCCACGGGCGTGGGCGAGCACGCGGGCGGAGCGGAGGCGGGCGACGACCAGTTCGAGATCGCCGACGGGCGCGACGTGGCCCACGTGTCCGCCGCCCTGCGCGCGATGGGGCTCGAGCCCGTCATGAACGATCATGTGCTCGTGTGA